Genomic window (Nicotiana sylvestris chromosome 7, ASM39365v2, whole genome shotgun sequence):
gggggccccttacggcccaagcataatatcaagccatctcatggcataattacataggctctcgacctcatatcaacaagccacctcgtggcatataaatcTCAGGTCCTCggtctcataatcataatcaggtatttactcacaacataggccctcggccttactcggtcagaatctcacaagccattcgggtaacagtaaaacatgatgctcagcccaaaatatcatttaaaatatcaatttAAGCATTAAAGCagagtagacatggctgagttatgaaaacagtagaatacagcatgactgagtacaagtatataaagtcaaaatagtgaggaaatatcagtaaaaatcccctaaggattcaaatagatggcacgaggcccaaatatcgcattcaacccaaaacatgatgatagcaaacagttttcagtcaaatatgcggtaaaacaatcattcgggatggattaagtcacaatctccaacagtgcacgacctcacactcgtcatctagtgtgtgcatcacctcaatatagcacaacaatgtgcaatccggtgtttcataccctgaggacaatatttacaatcattactcacctcaatccggtccaaactctagcccgcaatacctttgcccctcgaatcggcctcaactcgtgtcaaatctatccaaaatcagaattacgatgtcaaaatacgctaagggaacaaagcccatgggaaaataatcaatttacaataaaaatcccgaaattaccaaaatccgaccccggagccacgtctcagaatttgataaaatttacatcaatagattccttacctccccacgagttcatacatatcaaaagtcccaaaatctgaccacaaatggcccctcaaaaatcctcaagtctaggtttccaataccaagccctagtttccccaatttggACTCTTAATCTCCATTAATACCATGATTAACCAATgagaaaaatgatcataaactcaagtaatgaagcttagggaacttacccaactgattctcTTCGATTTATCCTTGATTTCACTGTCCTAGCTcgtttcccgtcttcaaaaacggagaacttagccaaaaattcgcgaaggaaacaataaatacttctggcccagggattccgcatATGCGGCCCTtttaccgcttctgtggtcccgCTCCTGCGGTCTagaccaccgcatctgcggtcctcacttatgTCCACACTCTCGCATCTGCGATACACAACTcgcacctgcgctatcgcaggtgcggttccttaaccgcttctgcggttcctgcctcCCTTGccttcttccgcttctgcgactcccAAACTCTCTtctgcgagaccgcacctgcggtcccctagccgcaggtgtggttatgacagtaATGGTAAAACTTCAGCTGTAACAACCCAACTCTAAtcttctgtcaaccatccgaaatcaccccgaggcccccgggacctcaaccaaaagcaccaacaagtcctataccactatggaaacttgtaccaatcttcaaaacacctcaaacaacatcgaatcacccaaaacacatcggattcaagcctaagctttcaaaatcttccgaattacgcttttgatcaaaaggtataccaaaccacgtccgaatgacctgaaattttgcacacacatcccaaatgacacaacaatcctaCTGCAACTCCAGAATTCCATTcggacccctatatcaaaatctcatctatcaactggaaaacgccaaaataccaatttcgccaattcaagcttaaatctacttcggacctccagaACACATgctgatcacgctcttaagtcccaaatcacctcctgaagctatccgaaccatcgaaactcacattcgagccctttaacatataagtcaacatccgattgacttttccaacttaagcttactcaaaagagactaaatgtctcaaaccttaccaaaacctctccgaacccgaaccaatcaatccgataacatataatacaactgaacaaagcaataagaagcataaatgaagaaaaatgagTGATAACTCATggaacgaccggccgggtcgttacacaatAGGAGTTAATTTGACTAATCTTTGAAGCTAAATTGAATTACATAAATTcgatattttaaaagtaaaatttatATTAAAAAGCTATATGAGAAGTACTATATATAATTTGTGTAACTATATATAATTTGTGATTCTTCTCATGTTAATATGATGAAATAACATATGTTAAAATATTGTTCAAAGTTCACGTATTgaattaggggtgtacataggccgGGTTAATTcggatttttcaattaccaaaccaaaccaatggtgtcggattttttaatttataaaccaAACCAAGATAATCAGGTTTTTCAATCTCGGGTTTTCTCGGATTTTCTTCCGGTAAAGTCTTCATAACACTAAAGATAAGTCATAGCtttatactaaaatattcaataacaaagataataaaattacataaaataaatattgctaattaatgaGCCATAATAAAAATTAACATAATCCAAAAATACTATATagatcatgctaaaataagtattcTAGCTAACAAGTACTATTAGTTACATAATTAAGCactaaagaaaaagataaactaagttatgcatttttattataaattaatGTAAAACTAAAAATAGATATCCAACACTATCATCATTCCTAGTGTTGAATTGAatttcttttgttagcattaatattgatttgaacTTTGTTTGAGTTACTACATTTAtggatgtcacgacccgaatttcccatccttggaatcgtgatggcgcctaactcttagaatgctaggcaagccaacagataaAGATCTAACACACTAATCACTATTCAAAatagtaaataataataataataataataataataataataataatataaactAGAACAAAATAAGACGTGCGGAAGTTTATAATAGACTAGACACTATTATACGactacccaaaatctggtgtcgcAATCCAGAacttctaagagttactacaaatactggtttaaagaAAATACATTTGTTCTCGAAATGAAGAAAaacagagaaactaagataaatggaaggggactccatcatatctaccttgggtctcctgatggactgaaggcagcaacccaactcTAATCAACGAGGTctggtaccaaaatctgcacagaaaatgcaaagtgtagtatcaacacaaccgaccccttGTTCTGGGAAGTGCCGAGTTTAACCtaggcgaagtagtgacaaggctaggacaggACATCACATAAACCTGAACAGTATAATCATGCTAATGGCAACAACGGTAAACAAAGGAATAAAATACAAATAATGGGAAAGGACATGCAACGGAGAATCACAATATAAAGAGTAAGAGCGTAATAGGAATACACAATTTTAAACAGAAATCCTcaaataaattaagcaattaagACAACAAAGGAaaactgcacgacatcacccttcatgcttttactctcaacctcaccaatAGGTAAATggaacggcacgacatcaccctttgtgcattaaacCTCACATaatatacacggcatcacccttcgtgctttatcgctctcatatcatggcacgacatcacccttcgtgcattaatgcTCTTCCTCACGATATAAATAAATCATGTATGACATCACCCTTTGCGTTTTACACTCATCCTCATAAATCACATAATTAACCACAACGGATAGAGAGAAGTATCACAAAGAAACCAGTATTTCATCAATGATTATTTTCATAGTTTGACATTTCGACCTTGAATCAATATTGAAAAATAATCAACCTCGGTGAATCCGGATATTAAGTCTCCCAACATTTGCAATAACAATAAACATGGATAATAAGATCTATGACTGCAAAATCTGCAAGAATAAAATTTCACTCGCATGTTATGATTCGACCACAACGCATAGgtgctcgtcacctcacctatacattATATTCAACAACAAAACACATAGCAAATACTCACAtgatacctattccctcaagctaaggttagccacgacacttacctcgattccacggtcgaactcaagcctcaaacaccgcttttccctTAGTTTTCACCTccgaaccactcgtatctagtcataattaacttagtAACATCAATTAttactaaagaaatcaattctaatgcataattatagatttcccaatatttttcccaaaaagtcaaaaatcgaccccgaacccgcttggtcaaaacctgaaattcggaccaacacccgattactcattcacccccgagcccggatatataattagttttggaatccgacctcaatttgaggtctaaattctcaaatttcgaaattcctaagttctacccaaaatccccccattctaccatgaaaatctcagattctaggatgaaatcttgtaaaaagaagtaaaagagtggaagaaatgagttaagaatcacttgcttatgatttggggaagaaaaagtATTTGGAAAATCACCTCTAATGATTAGGGTCTTATAAAAGTGAAAAATGGATGAAAAGTCCTATTTATATAGCGCTCCTGGATCCTCACTACGCGGTCTGCTAATTTTTTGGCGAGGGCGCGAACCTCCACCGCGGTCCGCGAAATTATGGGGGCAGCCGCGAAACTGAGCCTTACCCTACTGCGTCCGCGAAGCCCCCCCACCGCGTCCACGTTCTTCAACCCGCAGTCCGCGAAGTTTCCACCGCGGTCCGCGAATTTCACTCCGCGACCGCACCCCTAAGAGCTGAGACCTGCAATCTCTGCAACTATCCAACACCAGGTCTTTTCCTATGTCTAGACattccgtagcctatccgaaactcactcgagccctcggggttccaaaccaaacacgcacacaagtcttaacatatcatatgaacttgctcgggcgatcaaatcgccaaaataacacctagaactacatattccacaccaaaactcatgaaattttcaagatagtttcaacacttctattttctcaactaaaggttcgaatcacatcaaataaactccgtttttcaccaaatttcacagacatgacTTCAACATCAtattaaacttgtaccgggctccggaactaaaatacggtccCAATCCCAACGAGATCATACATTAATCAATTTCTTTAAATCATtataatttcagtttaacaattttcatcaaaaatttatttctcgggctaggaacctcggaattcgattccgggcatatgcccaaagtcccatattttactacggaccctccgggaccgtcaaaatacgggtccgggtctgttcaCGCAAAATATTGACGGAAGTCGACTAAAAATCACTTTTAAAGGcaataatttattaatttctcaaaattttcacataaaggctttccagaaatgcgtccggactgcgcacacaaatcgaagaGAAAGTCAGCTAAGGTTTTGAAGGCCTCGGAACCCCGGATTGGGTTTTAAAACACGAGATGACCCTTTGAGTCATCACAATGGACTATAAAATTTATTCACCATTCAAGAATGCTAAGTCCAAACTTGAAATAATACGTTAAAAGATAAAACTGtgaaaagtttaagaaatatgtataaattacattataataaatattcatatatataaaatatttttaaaaattgtacAAATATActatcgggttggtttggtttcgatttgactttttttagttaaaaccaaaccaaaccaaaccaatactATCGGGTTGGTTTGTCGGGTTTtttccaataccaaaccaaattaCTATCGGATTTTTTCCCCCGATTTGACTCAAATTATCGGTTTGATACGGTTATCGGTTTTTTTTGTACCCCTAATTTGAATCTCGAGAAACAAAAAGTAACAGATAATTTAGGACGGAATGAGTCATTTAAATCATAATCTGCTATCTATATCCATGTCTTGCTTAGATAGTCCTGTTTTATAGGTTTGgtttttgtttttactttgttgacttttttccTTAACCTTCTCCACGTTATATTCGTTCGTACCTTTTTAGGAATATCATAATACGAAACTCGGGTTACTTTTTACCACATTCAAAAGCAAAAACCCATTATATGcacaaataaagaaagaaaaagcaaCTTAAAATTTACAAAATAGTAAATTTACTGTACATGAAATTTATCTACTTTCTACTAAAATCTAGTCAAACTTGTTATAAGCATGTACAGAAACAACATCAAATTGAAGGAGCTAGCTAGCTAGACCAACTCCATGATATCTCTTCTCCATTGAAATAGTTGACTCCATTTGTGTAGCCAGTCCAAATTAATTATCTTTTGAATATTTACTTTATATTAGTACTAGAGTTAGTGCGTATGCCAAATGAAAAACAATATACCATCTATTTTATGTTTATGGATCTATGAAGTAGTGTTCTTAGATTGGATCTCCCTTCTGTTGAGTTACATTAAACTTCATttatattttttgcattttctatTGAAAATTACTACTCCTATTTATTAAGCTAGTTTTAGTGCATTAAGGGACACAAGTCAAAGTATAATGAGGATTTTGATTTCGTACGTCACTACAAAAAATTTGGTAAATTGTGGCGGTTTATTTATGGTGGTCATAAAAAATTTCCACTATACGTTTGTTTGTTTTGTGGCGTTTGAGCCAACCCCCACAAAATAATTCTTATTGTGGCGGTTTAAGTGTGGGGGTCGTAAAAGACCCCCTCTATACATTCAATTTGTGGCGTTTGTTCCGACCTCCTCAAAAAATTTCTTATTATGGCGGTTTTTTTGTGAAGGTTTTTGATAACCTCCACAAATATATAAATTCCAGGTGTTTgagaaattattattattaaaaaaaaattagttattttttccACCTTATTTCTTTAAAATTAAATCAAAATACATATTTTAGTTAAAAATTTGCGAATTAATGCAATTTACGTCAATATCTATACCTTCTAGTTTGTAATTTTTATCTCTACATTTTCTTCAACTACAAAAAGAAAGGTTTTCCATTATTTCTCTATGTCTTACTCGCTAGTTTTTCTTTGATTGTCTTTGTGAATTTCTTTAATTCATCTCTCTATATTTAGCAAAAAATAACAATGACTTCTATTTCATTTTTTCCTCTTAGGTTTCTTATTTCTAGATTTATACGAAATGTCTACCCATAAATACGAAACATATATAATTGCTAACCTCGTGAGTATCGTGAATCTTTAGgtgcaaaaaaaaagaaatttatctAACATTGGACCACAATATTAGGTAACAAAATAATAATGCAAAATGAGCCATCACAAAAGTTGAAATGTGGCTCAACAAAAGCAAGAAATGACCGTTGATTCAATCTGGTCTCACCGTCACAAGCGATACTTGTCTCCAAAGAAAAAGACAATAATACAGAGAATTGAATGCATCAGGTATTCAGTGAATCTCACTGAACAAATATGGTCGACGAGGTCTATTATAAACGAAAAAATATGCTTTAGATTAATCATAAATAATATCTGCATTCATAAGTAACGACTATACATCCAATAAACAACAGATGCGGGAGAGACATCCAAGTGTTGTAATTATCTACACAaacatttgattttttttattttgtttgagataatttaaaatttaaagaGATATAAATAATTGCAAGAATTAGCATgcagattttctttatttttattatagtaGGTGTTCTATGTTCAAATAGTATTTTTAAAGGAGGGTGTGAGGCAAGCTATTTTACTACGGGACGAGGCGTAAGCCCAATACCtttaaattgtttaatttatTAATGACGCATAATAAACCAAAAAAAGTATATTAGAgtttaagaaattaaaaaaaaataaactcataaaaaataaaatatcttgTATGTTTTTACAAGTATAAATAATACAATAGTGTTAAAGTTACTGTGAGATACAACTATAATGTCTTAACTGTCAAGCaattaaaaaattataatttctttaaaaatGTATCAAGTTATACATTTTACCTCCCTAAAAGTAATTAATCAAGAAAATTCATAAATACTATAATTTAAAAGATTACTCGTTCATGTATATACAAAATTACTTTCAAAGAGCAAAACAATAAAAGCCTGATAATTTAAGACATGAAGACCAATGGCAATAAGATACAATTTTTACTATCTAATTTGGAAAAAATAGTCTAATGATTTTCACACTCACGATATTCTCAAATAGTAAATATGCAATTACGTGGCTCGCTATTTGAGTTATTCTCAAATAAAAGTTTAATCATAACTTTGTTAAAGAATTCATGAGCATCAATGGTGTCAATTAGAGAATTTGACACACGATTTAAGTAAGAactacagtcaaacctctctataacaacctcgTTTATTCCGATATGTTTTGGCTGCTATAGTGAGGTGTTGTTATAAacacatatattataacataacataaaaatcaatTCCGAAAAAACTTGACTTTTTATAGTAAATGGTTGTTATATAGAGATGATGTTATAGAGAAGTCTGATGCGTTATGCGTGTTTTGGTTGCACACTCGGATGCTTTAGAGCGTAAGCTCACATAACTAAGCTCCACACATATTCATCGGGACTTTTtgaattgtcacgacccatttccataataggtcatgatgacgcccaacaccattgtcaggcaagccaacgcggaagtattagtgaattcttattttacttacccaaaaTAATTACAACATTGTTCTTAATTTGCAAGTAAAAGCAGATGATAATATGCAACattcaataataattatacaatccaaaagaaacgtctactaatgtgtgtgtcaCAAGCTGTGggaaactagtagaatatacaaaataatatatctatcctactgtctgaaacaTAATAGACAGTCTAAAGTAAGGAAGACTTCATCCAGCTGCTGATTGGCACAAGAAGAGAAAGCATCTCATtgtggaagtctcggactatgatcaAGGATGCGCACCAGTCTGATACCAGATGAACCTGCCTCAGAgcatgtacaattaagtacagaagcatagcatgagtacataaatattatgtacccagtaagtatcccgtctaatctcgaagaagtagagacgagaggtcaacttGATACGTACTAGGGCCAAATAATATAATATGATATTATGTCAGGTATGGTGGTCACTATATATAATAGTTAAAATAAGTATTTCTAAGTCATGTCATTTTAATACCCCCAGTTAATCCTTTACAATTTAAACCATGTATCAGGCAGGTCATCAATAATAAATTCACATAGATATATATCATGCGCACCTTATGCCGAGGTcgatggcccgatccaacataaaagaaactgtgcactgccagagggtcgaatggcgtgaatcatagatgcatctatttctaccaaGGCGATCGGCCCAACAGAAAAAATATCAATTATCAACAGAAAAATACAAGAAGGcacatttatattcaaataaactcatacaagtgttcaacacaAGAAGGCGCATTTacagacatgacttaaatattatattaaacatgtaccgggctccggaaccaaaatacgggtccgataccaatgagatcaaacattaatcaatttcttgggacctcggatttcgattccgggcatacgtccaggtcccatattttactacggacctacCGGAATCGTCAAAATACGGGTCctagtccgtttacccaaaacctTCACCGAAGTCAACAAAGATCaactttttaggccaaaaatcattatttcatcaatttttccacataaaggctttccggaaaTACGTCCGAATTGCGTACGCAAAGCGAGAAGAGATAAAAtaagggttttaaggcctcaaacaCGGAATCAGGTTCTAAATGAGATATTGATTGTCAAGTTCCCTAATAAAAGTAAAATGTATTTAGTTTTGACTTCGTTAAAGATGATACCAACAACTATTACTAGGACGATTACTTAAATACTTAGCAATACATAACCCTTCACTATAGAAGTCCCTTGTCATAAGATAATAACTTAACAATCGAATGGGTAAAGTGACACCTTTCAGACGTAAAAACATGAAAAAACGTACTTTATATGAAATTATAGGAAGAAATTTCTTCTCAATTTATCCTTTAATAGTAGCAAGGGATATACATGTGAATCACGTACATAGAGactagttattataaaagcatgaatgtTCTACGCTAAAATATTGGACAACACAAATATCCCTGAAATATTGATAGATTTTTATACCCTTGAAAATTACATTATTTCTTAAAAAGAGATTATTCCAAATTAAATAAAATGATAATATTTAAATTTTACCGTGGATACTTACAAGGAATCAAATTCTTCAATTAAAGATAAATTCAAATCGGATTTGTATCATGCTATGATTAGAAGTCGATTTAGTGTCATATACTAGCTAGTATATTTGAAGTCAAACTCACGCTCCTTGAGATTAAGTGATCTTCACCATTATTTGATGGGAAAAATCTGTAGCTCAAAACGTGGTACTGCAGCAAATTTAGAATTCTCTTGTAATTGTAATAATGCAAATTAAACCGAGGAAAACTAAAGAAACCactttactattttcctttttaatttccctCATTTTTTAACTCAACTACTCATATAACTTCTCTTTATTCCCGCCATTGTTTCCCTCCATATTCCCACCTTCTCCTCGACCCCTCTTCTCCCATTATCTGCGTAAGAAACTTCCATTTTCAGAGCTATATATTAACCATATAGTTCCTCTTGGAGAGATGAAATTCCTGGTGAGCATTAAGTCagttctctcttttctttttgtattttaattcTTTTAAGTTTGTTCATTTTAGTTTCATCAATATGATTGTTGGACACGCATTTGTGCTTTATATTTAGGATGCAGATATGTAGTTTATTTCACTGCTTAGGTTTACCAAAATCATGACATTATGTAGTTCGTTGATTTTCTGTGTTCCTCTTTGCCAATAATTTGGGTTTGACTgtttgtaaaatatatattattttgttttgttttggagtTAAAAAAGCAGTTCTTTTGGGGCTCTAGATTGGATTTGTTGGGTAGTTTGTGGACAATTTTTTGTATCATCTTTTGTCTGATGTTTACTCTCTCTTCATATTTGATTCacctctctctttttcttattaATATGCAGTGATGCCAAAGATTAAACGTTTTCGGAATCCACTAAAATCAGCTCGTGAACCACATGATGCTCATGGACATTCTTCATCATTAGCAACTTCAGTCCAATCACATGCTATAGAGCCCGCAACAATAGTACAAGCCCTCCCACATGTTCATGAAGTCCCGCAGCAAGAACAAGCTCCAATTCTGCCTTCTAATTCAAGTGCAGCATCTCGCCGTGCAGGACGTGAATCTACAAAGTATTGGACAGTAGAGGCTAAAGGTATATGCCTTACATGTATTTGTACTTCAATTTATGAGaatcttatttttttttgttcctttttggttgagTAACTTGTTTTCTTGTTAAAGACTCGGAAAATGCTATCAAGCAAATTAGAGTCAAGGTCAATGAAGTTAACAACCTGACTGTTGGGGAGCGCATCATTATGAATTTTGATGACTACAACGCAGCATATGGTGAAGCGCAAGGATTACTTGCTGGATATTGTGGATCGCTGGCAATTGATTGTAATTTGTTTCCAATTAGTTTTGAGAAGTGGTCAGGGCCATCGGGCATACCTAAGAAGTACATGGAAGACTGCTTTGAAACAATATTGAAGGTACAAGTGTTATACAAACATATGTACTTATTGCACCTAGATTTTTATACACATGAAAAAACTAACTTCCATTTTTTGTTTGAAGCCTCGATTTGATTTTCGGGTAAGTGAGTCCATTGCATATAGATACTGCAATGCTAGTCTTTCAAAGAAGTGGGCTACACATAGGCAGAAGTTGTGGAATGAATATTTTGATCCAgccaaaagaaaaaatgaaattctAAGTAATGTACCAGCAGGTATAAATAAAGATTAATGGGCTAGTTTTGTTGCTTACCGTCAAAAATCATCAACAATGGTAAGATTCAAATTATTTTAacaagtttcatcataattaaaTGAAGatgaatttttttaatttgtaTTTGTTTTGTTGATAGGAGCTTTGtagaagaaataaagaaaatcaaaagaagcaaaaaatgcCGCATACTTGTGAATCAAAAGCTATCTCGAGAAGACGACATGAGCTGGTATGCACATTAACTTAATAATTTTACTATTTCTCTAATTAAAATGTTTTGTAATAACTTTTTAATACTCTTTCTTAGTTTTTGGAAACTGGAAAAACTCCTAATCGCGGAAAAATATTTATTGAAACTCATAAAAGAAGCAATGGATCGTTTGTAAATGATGCGGCAAGGACTATAGGGGTAAGCATAGCTTTGGTGTATTTTTATAAcattatttctattatttttgtatAACATTTTGCATCTCAAGTTTCACTATCTTGTACTACTAATTGATATTTTATCTGCTTGTAGGAACAAATTGAATTGAATATGACTCAATGCGATACTAATGAGTGTGAAGTTTCACCAAATGATGTTATTGGCACGATGTTAGGGGCAGAGCACTCCAGGAGAGTACGATGTATGGGTATGGGAGCTGCTCCTTCAAACACATTCAGGAATAGCAAAGGACGACTTAGTGATCCGAGTGCTTCTTCATCTAGCTACAGTGCATCATCTGCAACATATAACCATTTTCAACAAAAGCTTATGCGCGTGGAATCCCAACTAGAAGACACCTTAAATGTGCTGAAGGTTTACGTGATGTCAAAGGAAGGTTCGGTTCCAGAAGAATTTGCGGGTCTGTT
Coding sequences:
- the LOC104221227 gene encoding uncharacterized protein, with amino-acid sequence MEEVMQQRSSHDELDELVDEDEARGSSLSKKKMPVMGIVWPSMEDKGGAVWSDLEGEQPWLVRVWGEVMPKIKRFRNPLKSAREPHDAHGHSSSLATSVQSHAIEPATIVQALPHVHEVPQQEQAPILPSNSSAASRRAGRESTKYWTVEAKDSENAIKQIRVKVNEVNNLTVGERIIMNFDDYNAAYGEAQGLLAGYCGSLAIDCNLFPISFEKWSGPSGIPKKYMEDCFETILKELCRRNKENQKKQKMPHTCESKAISRRRHELFLETGKTPNRGKIFIETHKRSNGSFVNDAARTIGEQIELNMTQCDTNECEVSPNDVIGTMLGAEHSRRVRCMGMGAAPSNTFRNSKGRLSDPSASSSSYSASSATYNHFQQKLMRVESQLEDTLNVLKVYVMSKEGSVPEEFAGLFALQPQVRSKYSLYFFCYNF